A single region of the Sulfurospirillum arsenophilum NBRC 109478 genome encodes:
- a CDS encoding TOBE domain-containing protein has product MKYGARNEITATIKKIKKGTVMCQVDVGDIIADKMSSVMTMESIEEMGLKEGDKVKVVVKAVSVLLIKE; this is encoded by the coding sequence ATGAAATACGGCGCTAGAAATGAGATCACCGCAACCATTAAAAAGATCAAAAAAGGCACAGTTATGTGTCAAGTCGATGTGGGTGACATCATCGCGGATAAAATGAGTTCTGTTATGACCATGGAATCCATTGAAGAGATGGGACTCAAAGAGGGCGATAAAGTAAAAGTAGTTGTTAAAGCGGTGAGCGTTTTACTTATCAAAGAATAA
- a CDS encoding sulfate/molybdate ABC transporter ATP-binding protein, which yields MSIQISNINKRFDNFVALDNINLTIPDGELVALLGPSGSGKTTLLRIIAGLEEADSGTIYFNGEDTTATHVRDRGVGFVFQHYALFRHMSVFENVAFGLRVRPKETRPSEEEIKERVHKLLKLIQLDWIAGRYPSQLSGGQRQRVALARALAVEPKVLLLDEPFGALDAKVRQELRQWLRSLHDEIHITSVFVTHDQEEALEVSDKIVVMNQGKIEQIGTPEEVYDRPANPFVYSFLGNVNLFHARVEQGSLHLENTELNTPDLGNSKEASLFVRPHEIHISIDNALGGGIEAKLIGWRLVGPRVRVELETLHAHQRVEAEISKGEWQAIKAHENGSLFVHFESARIYTGEASWNDYVI from the coding sequence ATGAGTATTCAGATTTCAAATATTAACAAACGTTTTGATAACTTTGTCGCTCTCGATAACATTAACTTAACCATTCCCGATGGCGAACTTGTGGCACTTTTGGGCCCTTCAGGTTCAGGTAAAACGACCTTGCTTCGCATTATCGCAGGTCTGGAAGAGGCGGATAGTGGAACGATTTATTTTAACGGTGAAGATACCACGGCAACGCATGTACGTGATCGTGGTGTGGGGTTTGTGTTTCAGCACTACGCGCTTTTTCGTCACATGAGTGTGTTTGAAAATGTGGCATTTGGCCTTCGTGTCAGACCTAAAGAGACACGTCCGAGTGAAGAAGAGATCAAAGAGCGGGTGCATAAACTGCTTAAGCTTATTCAGCTGGATTGGATAGCGGGTCGCTACCCATCACAACTCTCAGGTGGTCAACGTCAACGTGTCGCATTGGCGCGCGCCCTCGCGGTAGAGCCAAAAGTGTTGTTACTCGATGAGCCTTTTGGTGCCCTTGATGCTAAAGTGCGTCAAGAATTGCGCCAGTGGCTAAGAAGTCTGCACGATGAAATTCACATCACCAGTGTGTTTGTGACGCATGACCAAGAAGAGGCACTCGAAGTTTCCGATAAAATCGTCGTGATGAATCAAGGAAAAATCGAGCAAATCGGTACTCCAGAAGAGGTGTATGACAGACCTGCCAATCCGTTTGTCTATAGCTTTTTAGGCAATGTCAATCTCTTTCATGCACGTGTAGAGCAAGGCTCTCTTCATCTTGAAAACACAGAACTGAACACGCCAGATTTAGGAAATTCAAAAGAAGCATCACTCTTTGTTCGTCCGCATGAGATACACATCAGCATAGACAATGCCCTTGGTGGTGGCATCGAAGCTAAGCTTATTGGATGGAGATTGGTAGGGCCTCGCGTGAGAGTTGAACTTGAAACACTGCACGCGCATCAAAGGGTTGAAGCAGAAATTTCTAAAGGCGAATGGCAAGCGATTAAAGCGCATGAAAATGGCTCTTTATTTGTCCATTTTGAGAGTGCCCGCATCTATACAGGCGAGGCTTCGTGGAATGATTATGTCATCTAA
- the cysW gene encoding sulfate ABC transporter permease subunit CysW, translated as MQTEHRLEPKWLKPLLLGTTLLFLGIFLALPLGVVFSEALAKGWSVYWESISEPDAIAAIKLTLLVVLITVPLNTIFGVATAWLIAKFEFRGKGLLITLIDLPFAVSPVIAGLIFVLLFGSSGWFGAWLGEHDIRIVFATPGIILATLFITSPFVAREIIPLMQEQGKDEEESALTLGASGWQTFWKVTLPNIKWGLLYGVILSNARAMGEFGAVAVVSGHIRGMTTTMPLHVEILYGEYLFTAAFAVASLLTLLALVTLVLKSFIEWRIGKKRSLAH; from the coding sequence ATGCAAACAGAACATCGCTTAGAGCCTAAGTGGCTTAAACCGCTTTTGCTGGGTACAACACTTCTTTTCTTAGGAATTTTCTTAGCGCTTCCTTTGGGCGTGGTATTTAGTGAAGCTCTAGCAAAAGGCTGGAGCGTTTACTGGGAATCTATCAGTGAGCCAGACGCCATTGCAGCGATTAAACTCACACTTTTAGTGGTTTTAATTACCGTTCCGCTCAATACTATTTTTGGGGTGGCCACTGCTTGGCTTATTGCTAAGTTTGAATTTAGAGGCAAAGGGCTTCTCATCACGTTGATCGATCTTCCGTTTGCGGTTTCACCTGTCATTGCAGGTCTGATTTTCGTGCTGTTATTTGGAAGTTCGGGGTGGTTTGGAGCGTGGCTTGGCGAGCATGATATTCGCATTGTCTTTGCCACACCGGGAATTATACTTGCAACACTATTTATCACCTCGCCCTTTGTGGCACGTGAGATCATTCCTCTCATGCAAGAACAAGGCAAAGATGAAGAGGAGTCTGCCTTAACACTCGGTGCCTCAGGGTGGCAAACGTTTTGGAAAGTGACCCTTCCCAACATTAAATGGGGACTTTTATATGGTGTGATTTTAAGTAACGCTAGAGCGATGGGCGAGTTTGGTGCGGTTGCGGTTGTTTCAGGTCACATCAGAGGAATGACCACCACAATGCCTTTACATGTAGAAATTTTATACGGTGAGTACCTTTTCACAGCCGCCTTTGCGGTTGCCTCACTTTTAACTCTTTTAGCACTCGTGACATTGGTGTTAAAAAGTTTCATTGAGTGGCGCATCGGTAAAAAACGCTCACTCGCGCACTAA